The following are from one region of the Cyanobium sp. ATX 6F1 genome:
- a CDS encoding mannose-1-phosphate guanylyltransferase/mannose-6-phosphate isomerase: MSSLASAPTSLVPVILCGGTGTRLWPLSRASYPKQYWALAGQGEETLLQQTQQRLEGLPGLAPPLLICNEDHRFIVAEQMRQIGIEPGAILLEPLGRNTAPAVAVAALKATALGEDPLLLVLAADHVIRDAGRFRATVCAGIASAEAGSLVTFGIVPSSAETGYGYIEAAESLGPSPVPIARFVEKPDRATAEQFLSTGRFTWNSGMFLFRASTVLLELERLAPEVVSACRAALDHDSSDLDFLRLEREAFATCPNVAFDVAVMEKTERGAVLALEAGWSDVGSWSALWETGDRDGAGNVLRGRVISEGARNCYLRSEHRLVVGLGVEDLVVIETDDAVLVAHRDRAQDVKTIVNRLAADGSSEGKAHRRIYRPWGHYDGVVEGERWQVKKIQVKPGACLSLQMHHHRAEHWVVVKGTAVVEKDGVEELVGENQSTYIPLGAKHRLSNPGKIPVELIEVQSGPYLGEDDIVRFEDRYGRSDAALVP, encoded by the coding sequence ATGAGTTCCTTGGCCAGCGCACCGACCTCGCTCGTGCCGGTGATCCTGTGCGGGGGCACCGGCACCCGGCTCTGGCCCCTGTCGCGGGCCAGTTACCCCAAGCAGTACTGGGCCCTGGCCGGCCAGGGGGAGGAGACCCTGCTGCAACAGACCCAGCAACGGCTCGAGGGCCTGCCCGGCCTGGCCCCGCCGCTGCTGATCTGCAACGAAGACCACCGCTTCATCGTTGCCGAGCAGATGCGCCAGATCGGGATCGAGCCCGGGGCGATCCTGCTGGAGCCCCTGGGGCGCAATACCGCTCCCGCCGTGGCGGTGGCGGCCCTCAAGGCCACGGCCCTGGGGGAGGACCCCCTGCTGCTGGTGCTGGCCGCCGACCATGTGATCCGTGACGCCGGTCGCTTCCGCGCCACGGTCTGCGCCGGCATCGCCAGCGCCGAAGCCGGTTCCCTGGTCACCTTCGGCATCGTCCCCAGCTCGGCGGAAACCGGCTATGGCTACATCGAGGCCGCCGAGAGCCTGGGGCCCTCACCGGTGCCGATCGCCCGCTTCGTCGAGAAACCCGACCGCGCCACCGCCGAGCAGTTCTTGTCCACCGGTCGCTTCACCTGGAACAGCGGCATGTTCCTGTTCCGTGCCAGCACGGTGCTCTTGGAGCTCGAACGGCTGGCGCCGGAGGTGGTGAGCGCCTGCCGCGCTGCCCTCGACCACGACAGCAGCGATCTGGATTTCCTGCGGCTGGAGCGGGAGGCCTTCGCCACCTGCCCCAACGTCGCCTTCGATGTGGCGGTGATGGAGAAGACCGAGCGGGGGGCCGTGCTGGCCCTGGAGGCGGGCTGGAGCGATGTCGGCAGCTGGAGTGCCCTGTGGGAGACGGGCGACCGCGACGGGGCGGGCAACGTGTTGCGGGGCCGGGTGATCAGCGAAGGGGCGCGCAATTGCTATCTGCGCAGCGAGCACCGCCTGGTGGTGGGGCTGGGGGTGGAGGATCTGGTCGTGATCGAAACCGATGACGCCGTGCTGGTGGCCCACCGCGACCGGGCCCAGGACGTCAAGACGATCGTGAACAGGCTGGCGGCCGATGGCAGTTCCGAAGGCAAGGCCCACCGCCGCATCTACCGCCCCTGGGGCCACTACGACGGCGTCGTGGAAGGGGAGCGCTGGCAGGTCAAGAAGATCCAGGTCAAACCGGGCGCCTGCCTGTCCCTGCAGATGCACCATCACCGGGCCGAGCACTGGGTGGTGGTCAAGGGCACGGCCGTGGTCGAAAAAGACGGGGTCGAAGAACTGGTGGGCGAAAACCAGAGCACCTACATCCCCCTGGGCGCCAAGCACCGCCTCTCCAACCCCGGCAAGATCCCGGTGGAGCTGATCGAGGTGCAGAGCGGCCCCTACCTGGGCGAAGACGACATCGTCCGCTTCGAAGACCGCTACGGCCGCAGCGACGCCGCGCTGGTGCCGTAG
- the glmS gene encoding glutamine--fructose-6-phosphate transaminase (isomerizing): MCGIVAVIGSREAAPLLLEGLRQLEYRGYDSAGLATVAGGELTCLRAQGKLVNLTSRYEQQGARGLCGIGHTRWATHGKPEERNAHPHLDGSGQVAVVQNGIIENFRSLRQELQAEGVVFLSETDTEVIPHLLGRELAALRQAGRAASGQLLLEALQRVLPLLHGAYALAVVWAETPGALVVARRQAPLLIGLGEGEFLCASDTPALAGFTRTILPMEDGEVALLTPLGIELYDGAGERQQRTPTLLSGTEHVADKRSFRHFMLKEIHEQSETAALWVARHLPESSEAERTVAGAAPLVALPLDESVFAGVERIQILACGTSRHAALVGAYLLEQLAGLPTSVFHASEFRYAPPPLAPHTLTIGVTQSGETADTLAALLMEQERRELVADPAFAPRLLGITNRPESSLGRLVSHILDIGAGIEVGVAATKTFMGQMLTFYGLAIAFAERRGQCPETLQRLVGELRTIPAQLSQLVDEHDRRCAEVAHLFNETHDMIFLGRGINYPIALEGALKLKEISYIHAEGYPAGEMKHGPIALLDARVPVVSIAVPGVVFDKVLSNAQEAKARDAQLIGVAPEGPDTELFDLLLPVPVVDELISPLLTVIPMQLLSYHIAAHRGLDVDQPRNLAKSVTVE, encoded by the coding sequence ATGTGCGGCATCGTCGCGGTGATCGGTTCCCGCGAGGCGGCTCCTCTGCTGCTTGAGGGCTTGCGTCAGCTGGAGTACCGCGGCTACGACTCCGCCGGCCTGGCCACCGTGGCCGGGGGTGAGCTCACTTGCCTGCGGGCCCAGGGCAAGTTGGTCAACCTCACCAGCCGCTACGAGCAGCAGGGGGCCCGGGGGCTCTGCGGCATCGGCCACACCCGTTGGGCCACCCACGGCAAACCGGAGGAACGCAATGCCCATCCCCACCTGGATGGTTCCGGCCAGGTGGCGGTGGTGCAGAACGGCATCATCGAGAACTTCCGCAGCCTGCGCCAGGAGCTGCAGGCCGAAGGGGTGGTGTTTCTCTCGGAGACCGACACCGAGGTGATCCCCCACCTGCTGGGCCGTGAACTGGCGGCCCTGCGTCAAGCCGGCCGTGCCGCCAGCGGCCAGCTCTTGCTGGAGGCGCTCCAGCGGGTGCTGCCGCTGCTCCACGGCGCCTACGCCCTTGCGGTGGTCTGGGCGGAGACTCCCGGTGCCCTGGTGGTGGCCCGCCGCCAGGCTCCCCTGCTGATCGGCCTGGGGGAAGGGGAGTTCCTCTGCGCCAGCGACACTCCGGCCCTGGCGGGCTTCACCCGCACGATCCTGCCCATGGAGGACGGCGAGGTGGCCCTGCTCACCCCCCTGGGAATCGAGCTCTATGACGGGGCCGGTGAGCGCCAGCAGCGCACGCCGACGCTGCTCAGCGGCACGGAGCACGTGGCTGACAAGCGCAGCTTCCGCCATTTCATGCTCAAGGAAATCCACGAGCAATCCGAGACCGCGGCCCTCTGGGTCGCCCGCCATCTGCCTGAATCGAGCGAGGCCGAGCGAACCGTGGCCGGGGCTGCACCTCTGGTGGCCCTGCCCCTCGATGAGTCGGTCTTCGCAGGGGTGGAACGCATCCAGATTCTGGCCTGCGGCACCAGCCGCCATGCCGCCCTGGTGGGGGCCTACCTGCTCGAGCAACTCGCCGGCCTGCCCACCTCGGTGTTCCATGCCAGCGAGTTCCGCTATGCCCCGCCGCCCCTGGCCCCCCACACCCTGACCATTGGGGTGACCCAGTCGGGAGAGACGGCCGACACCCTGGCGGCCCTGTTGATGGAGCAGGAGCGGCGGGAACTGGTGGCCGACCCGGCCTTCGCCCCGCGGCTGCTGGGGATCACCAACCGCCCGGAAAGCTCCCTGGGTCGCCTGGTGAGCCACATCCTCGACATCGGCGCCGGCATCGAGGTGGGGGTGGCGGCCACCAAGACCTTCATGGGCCAGATGCTGACCTTCTACGGTCTGGCGATCGCCTTCGCCGAGCGCCGGGGGCAGTGCCCGGAGACCTTGCAGCGGCTGGTGGGGGAACTGCGCACCATCCCCGCCCAGCTCTCTCAGCTGGTGGACGAACACGACCGGCGCTGCGCCGAAGTGGCCCACCTGTTCAACGAGACCCACGACATGATCTTCCTGGGCCGGGGGATCAACTATCCGATTGCCCTCGAGGGCGCCCTCAAGCTCAAGGAGATCAGCTACATCCACGCCGAGGGTTATCCCGCTGGCGAGATGAAGCACGGACCGATCGCTCTGCTCGATGCCCGGGTTCCCGTGGTCTCGATCGCGGTGCCGGGCGTGGTCTTCGACAAGGTGCTCTCCAATGCCCAAGAGGCCAAGGCCCGCGATGCCCAGCTGATCGGCGTGGCCCCTGAGGGCCCCGACACCGAGCTGTTCGACCTGCTGCTGCCGGTGCCGGTGGTCGATGAACTGATCTCGCCGCTGCTGACGGTGATTCCCATGCAGCTGCTCAGCTATCACATCGCCGCCCACCGGGGGTTGGATGTGGATCAACCACGAAATCTGGCGAAGAGTGTCACGGTGGAGTGA
- the psaC gene encoding photosystem I iron-sulfur center protein PsaC translates to MSHSVKIYDTCIGCTQCVRACPLDVLEMVPWDGCKAAQIASSPRTEDCVGCKRCETACPTDFLSIRVYLGDETSRSMGLAY, encoded by the coding sequence ATGTCCCATTCCGTCAAGATCTACGACACCTGCATTGGTTGCACCCAGTGTGTGCGCGCCTGCCCACTCGACGTGCTCGAGATGGTCCCCTGGGATGGCTGTAAGGCAGCCCAGATCGCCTCGTCCCCCCGCACCGAAGACTGCGTCGGTTGCAAGCGTTGCGAAACCGCCTGCCCCACCGACTTCCTCAGCATCCGCGTCTACCTCGGCGACGAGACCAGCCGCAGCATGGGTCTGGCCTACTAA
- the acpP gene encoding acyl carrier protein — MSQEATYEKVRSIVAEQLSVDAAEVKPESNFQNDLGADSLDTVELVMALEEAFDIEIPDEAAEGILTVGDAVKYIQDKQA; from the coding sequence ATGTCCCAGGAAGCGACCTACGAGAAAGTCCGCTCGATCGTTGCCGAGCAACTCAGCGTCGATGCCGCTGAAGTCAAGCCAGAGTCGAACTTTCAGAACGATCTGGGCGCTGACTCCCTCGACACCGTTGAACTGGTGATGGCCCTGGAAGAAGCCTTCGACATCGAGATCCCCGACGAGGCCGCCGAAGGCATCCTCACCGTCGGTGACGCCGTCAAGTACATCCAGGACAAGCAGGCCTGA
- the fabF gene encoding beta-ketoacyl-ACP synthase II, with protein MVEGLHRVVVTGLGAVTPIGNDVSSYWEGLSTGRNGVAPIALFDASRHACRFAAEVKGFDPTGWIEPKEAKRWDRFCKFGVVAAKQAVADAGLSVDDLNQHRVGVAIGSGVGGLLMMETQAHVLAERGPDRVSPFCVPMMIPNMATGLAAIALGAKGPSSAVATACAAGSNAIGDAYRLIQLGLADAMVCGGAESAITPLGVAGFASAKALSFRNDDPATASRPFDAERNGFVIGEGAGLLVLESLEHAEARGAEILAEVVGYGMTCDAYHYTLPSPGGVGAAEAIRLALADAHLDPADVDYINAHGTSTQANDSNETAAIKTVLGERAFQIPVSSTKSMTGHLLGGSGGIEAVASVLALVHGLVPPTINYQNPDPACDLDYVPNQAREQKLNVVLSNSFGFGGHNVCLAFRRMG; from the coding sequence ATGGTGGAGGGTCTCCACCGCGTCGTGGTCACGGGCCTGGGCGCGGTCACACCGATCGGCAATGACGTTTCCTCCTACTGGGAAGGTTTGAGCACCGGTCGCAACGGGGTGGCGCCGATCGCCCTGTTCGATGCCTCACGCCATGCCTGTCGGTTCGCGGCCGAGGTCAAGGGCTTCGACCCCACGGGCTGGATCGAACCCAAGGAGGCGAAGCGCTGGGACCGCTTCTGCAAGTTCGGTGTGGTGGCCGCCAAACAGGCGGTCGCGGATGCGGGCCTCAGCGTCGACGATCTCAACCAGCATCGGGTCGGTGTGGCGATCGGTTCTGGGGTGGGCGGACTGCTGATGATGGAGACCCAGGCCCACGTGCTGGCGGAACGGGGGCCGGATCGGGTCAGCCCCTTCTGTGTGCCGATGATGATCCCGAACATGGCCACGGGATTGGCGGCCATCGCCCTGGGGGCCAAGGGACCCAGCAGCGCCGTGGCCACCGCTTGCGCCGCTGGCTCCAATGCCATCGGTGACGCCTACCGGCTGATTCAACTTGGTCTGGCCGACGCCATGGTCTGCGGCGGGGCCGAATCGGCAATCACGCCTCTGGGGGTGGCCGGTTTCGCCAGCGCCAAGGCCCTCTCCTTCCGCAACGACGACCCGGCCACGGCGAGCCGCCCCTTCGATGCCGAGCGCAACGGCTTCGTGATCGGTGAAGGGGCCGGCCTGCTGGTGCTCGAAAGCCTGGAGCACGCCGAGGCCCGCGGCGCCGAGATCCTGGCGGAGGTGGTGGGCTACGGCATGACCTGTGACGCCTATCACTACACCTTGCCCTCCCCCGGTGGAGTGGGCGCCGCCGAGGCGATCCGCTTGGCCCTGGCGGACGCGCACCTCGACCCGGCGGACGTGGACTACATCAACGCCCACGGCACCAGCACCCAGGCCAACGACAGCAACGAAACCGCCGCCATCAAGACGGTCCTTGGGGAGCGTGCGTTCCAGATCCCGGTGAGCTCGACCAAATCGATGACGGGGCACCTGCTCGGTGGCAGCGGCGGGATCGAGGCCGTGGCCTCCGTGCTGGCGCTTGTTCACGGCCTCGTTCCACCTACGATCAATTACCAAAACCCGGATCCGGCCTGTGATCTGGATTACGTTCCCAACCAAGCCCGGGAACAGAAGCTGAACGTGGTGCTCTCGAACTCCTTCGGGTTTGGTGGTCACAACGTCTGTCTTGCCTTCCGTCGGATGGGCTGA
- the tkt gene encoding transketolase: MVAAPPVSIDTLCVNSIRFLAIDAINKSNSGHPGLPMGAAPMAYALWDRALKHNPKNPLWFNRDRFVLSAGHGCMLLYALLHLTGYDSVTIEDIKQFRQWGSKTPGHPETFETPGVEVTTGPLGQGIANAVGLAIAEAHLAAQFNKPGLPLVDHYTYVIMGDGCHQEGISGEAASLAGHLGLGKLIGLYDDNHITIDGNTEVSFTEDVLKRYEAYGWHVQHVAEGNTDVDAISRAIEAAKAVTDRPSLIKVTTTIGYGSPNKADTAGVHGAALGVEEAALTRAALEWTYGDFEVPQASYDHWRQAIERGAALESAWNDTLASYRSAYPAEAAEFERRLRGELPSGWEQALPSFTPADKGLATRQYSYNVLNAIGPKLPELIGGSADLTHSNLTDIKGEKSFQKGAEANRYLHFGVREHAMAAILNGLAYHGSGLIPYGGTFLVFAGYALGAIRLSALSELGVIYVFTHDSIGLGEDGPTHQPVETLANLRAIPNLLVIRPGDGNETSGAYQVAVTNRKRPTVLALSRQAMANQANSSADKVAKGGYILEDSDGTPELIVIGSGTELELCTKAAAQLRAEGKNVRVVSMPCVELFEEQDAAYRESVLPAAVRQRLVVEASSSFGWHKYTGFDGDTVSIDRFGASAPGGVCLEKFGFTVENVVAKAKALLG; this comes from the coding sequence ATGGTCGCCGCGCCCCCCGTGTCCATCGACACCCTCTGCGTCAACAGCATCCGCTTCCTGGCGATCGACGCGATCAACAAGTCGAACTCGGGGCACCCCGGCCTGCCCATGGGCGCCGCTCCCATGGCCTACGCCCTCTGGGATCGGGCGTTGAAGCACAACCCCAAGAACCCCCTCTGGTTCAACCGCGACCGCTTCGTGCTCTCCGCCGGCCACGGCTGCATGCTGCTCTACGCGCTGCTGCACCTCACCGGCTACGACAGCGTCACCATCGAGGACATCAAGCAGTTCCGCCAATGGGGATCGAAGACCCCCGGCCACCCGGAAACGTTTGAGACACCGGGCGTTGAAGTCACCACCGGCCCCCTGGGCCAGGGCATCGCCAACGCCGTGGGCCTGGCGATCGCCGAAGCGCACCTGGCGGCGCAGTTCAACAAACCCGGTCTGCCGCTCGTCGATCACTACACCTACGTGATCATGGGCGACGGTTGCCACCAGGAGGGGATCTCCGGTGAGGCCGCCTCCCTGGCGGGTCACCTGGGCCTGGGCAAGCTGATTGGCCTCTACGACGACAACCACATCACCATCGATGGAAACACCGAGGTTTCCTTCACCGAGGATGTGCTCAAGCGCTATGAGGCCTACGGCTGGCACGTGCAGCACGTGGCCGAGGGCAACACCGATGTGGACGCGATCAGCCGGGCGATCGAGGCGGCCAAGGCGGTCACCGACAGGCCAAGCCTGATCAAGGTCACCACCACCATCGGCTACGGCTCCCCCAACAAGGCCGACACCGCCGGCGTGCATGGGGCGGCCCTGGGCGTTGAGGAAGCGGCCCTCACCCGGGCGGCCCTGGAGTGGACCTACGGCGACTTCGAAGTGCCCCAGGCGTCCTACGACCACTGGCGCCAGGCAATCGAGCGCGGCGCCGCCCTGGAATCGGCCTGGAACGACACCCTGGCCTCCTACCGCTCCGCCTACCCCGCTGAAGCCGCTGAATTCGAGCGCCGGCTGCGGGGCGAGCTGCCCAGCGGCTGGGAGCAGGCCCTGCCCAGCTTCACCCCCGCCGACAAGGGCCTGGCCACGCGCCAGTACTCCTACAACGTGCTCAATGCGATCGGGCCCAAGCTGCCCGAGCTGATCGGCGGCTCGGCCGACCTCACCCACTCCAACCTCACCGACATCAAGGGAGAGAAGAGTTTTCAGAAGGGCGCCGAGGCCAACCGCTACCTGCACTTCGGCGTGCGCGAACACGCCATGGCAGCGATCCTCAATGGCCTCGCGTATCACGGCAGCGGCTTGATTCCCTACGGCGGCACCTTCCTGGTGTTCGCGGGCTACGCCCTGGGCGCCATCCGGCTCTCGGCCCTGAGTGAGCTGGGGGTGATCTACGTGTTCACCCACGACTCGATCGGCCTGGGCGAAGACGGTCCCACCCACCAGCCGGTGGAAACGCTGGCGAATCTGCGCGCGATCCCCAATCTGCTGGTGATCCGCCCGGGCGATGGCAACGAAACCAGCGGCGCTTACCAGGTGGCCGTCACCAACCGCAAGCGGCCCACGGTGCTGGCCCTCAGCCGCCAGGCCATGGCCAACCAGGCCAACTCCAGCGCCGACAAGGTGGCCAAGGGCGGCTACATCCTCGAGGACAGCGACGGCACCCCCGAGCTGATCGTGATCGGTTCGGGCACCGAGCTCGAGCTCTGCACCAAGGCCGCCGCCCAACTGCGGGCCGAGGGCAAAAACGTGCGCGTGGTGTCGATGCCCTGCGTGGAACTGTTCGAGGAGCAGGACGCCGCCTACCGCGAATCCGTGCTCCCCGCCGCCGTGCGCCAGCGCCTGGTGGTGGAAGCCTCCAGTTCCTTCGGTTGGCACAAGTACACCGGCTTCGACGGTGACACCGTGTCGATCGATCGCTTCGGAGCCTCGGCTCCGGGCGGCGTGTGCTTGGAGAAGTTCGGCTTCACGGTGGAGAACGTGGTGGCGAAGGCGAAGGCGTTGCTGGGCTGA
- a CDS encoding DUF2442 domain-containing protein produces MPGTTTFPAEVTNVSRHCLWILVDEEELVIPYSEFPWFRGGTIEQVANVLRPTEDHLYWPDLDVDLSVASIRHPSEFPLQARMTSEHQE; encoded by the coding sequence ATGCCTGGAACAACTACTTTCCCAGCTGAGGTCACCAATGTCTCCAGGCATTGCCTGTGGATACTGGTCGATGAAGAGGAGTTGGTGATCCCCTACTCGGAATTCCCTTGGTTCAGGGGGGGCACAATTGAACAAGTAGCCAATGTGCTCCGCCCAACAGAAGATCATCTCTATTGGCCCGATCTCGACGTAGATCTATCTGTAGCCTCAATCCGTCATCCAAGTGAGTTTCCGCTTCAAGCAAGGATGACTTCCGAACATCAAGAATAA
- a CDS encoding DUF4160 domain-containing protein, whose translation MHVHVSHPDGEAKFWLTPAVQIAKNICLGDSRLRDAQRVVEAHHQEIIDAWNNYFPS comes from the coding sequence ATGCATGTTCACGTCAGTCATCCTGATGGAGAAGCAAAGTTCTGGTTGACACCAGCTGTGCAAATTGCAAAGAATATTTGCCTTGGCGATTCGCGACTCAGGGATGCCCAACGCGTAGTGGAAGCTCACCATCAGGAGATCATCGATGCCTGGAACAACTACTTTCCCAGCTGA
- the thiC gene encoding phosphomethylpyrimidine synthase ThiC, with amino-acid sequence MRSAWIEKRRGDANVSQMHYARQGVVTEEMAYVAKRENLPESLVMEEVARGRMIIPANINHTNLEPMAIGIASRCKVNANIGASPNASDLEEEVAKLRLAVKYGADTVMDLSTGGVNLDEVRTAIINASTVPIGTVPVYQALESVHGSIEKLDADDFLHIIEKHCQQGVDYQTIHAGLLIEHLPLVKGRLTGIVSRGGGILAQWMLYHHKQNPLFTRFDDIIEIFKRYDCSFSLGDSLRPGCQHDASDAAQLAELKTLGQLTRRAWEHDIQVMVEGPGHVPMDQIEFNVKKQMEECCEAPFYVLGPLVTDIAPGYDHITSAIGAALAGWHGTAMLCYVTPKEHLGLPNANDVREGLIAYKIAAHAADIARHRPGARDRDDELSRARYAFDWNKQFDLALDPERAREYHDETLPADIYKQAEFCSMCGPKHCPMQTKITDEDIAGLEEVLKAQAQEKEAAVV; translated from the coding sequence ATGCGCAGCGCCTGGATTGAGAAGCGTCGCGGCGACGCCAACGTGTCGCAAATGCACTACGCCCGCCAGGGCGTGGTCACCGAGGAGATGGCCTATGTGGCCAAGCGCGAGAACCTGCCCGAATCGCTGGTGATGGAGGAGGTGGCGCGGGGGCGGATGATCATCCCCGCCAACATCAACCACACCAACCTGGAGCCGATGGCGATCGGCATCGCCTCCAGATGCAAGGTGAACGCCAACATCGGCGCCTCCCCCAATGCCTCCGACCTTGAGGAAGAGGTGGCCAAGCTGCGCCTGGCCGTGAAGTACGGCGCCGACACGGTGATGGATCTCTCCACTGGCGGTGTCAACCTCGATGAGGTGCGCACGGCAATCATCAATGCCTCCACGGTGCCGATCGGCACGGTGCCGGTGTATCAGGCGCTGGAGAGCGTGCATGGCTCGATCGAGAAGCTCGACGCCGATGATTTCCTGCACATCATCGAGAAGCACTGCCAGCAGGGCGTCGATTACCAGACCATCCACGCGGGACTGCTGATCGAGCACCTGCCGCTGGTGAAGGGACGCCTCACCGGCATCGTGAGCCGCGGCGGCGGCATCCTGGCCCAGTGGATGCTGTATCACCACAAGCAGAACCCGCTGTTCACGCGCTTCGATGACATCATCGAGATCTTCAAGCGCTACGACTGCAGCTTTTCGCTGGGAGATTCCCTGCGGCCCGGCTGCCAGCACGATGCCTCCGATGCTGCCCAGCTGGCGGAACTCAAAACCCTGGGTCAGCTCACGCGCCGCGCCTGGGAGCACGACATCCAGGTGATGGTGGAGGGCCCGGGCCATGTGCCGATGGATCAGATCGAGTTCAATGTCAAAAAGCAGATGGAGGAGTGCTGCGAGGCGCCCTTCTATGTGCTCGGTCCGTTGGTGACAGACATCGCTCCGGGTTATGACCACATCACCAGCGCCATTGGCGCGGCCCTGGCCGGCTGGCACGGCACGGCGATGCTCTGCTACGTGACCCCGAAGGAACACCTGGGCCTGCCCAATGCCAATGACGTGCGTGAGGGCCTGATCGCCTACAAGATCGCTGCCCACGCCGCCGACATCGCCCGCCACCGCCCGGGCGCCCGCGACCGCGACGACGAGCTGAGCCGGGCTCGCTATGCCTTCGACTGGAACAAGCAGTTCGATTTAGCGCTCGATCCCGAACGCGCCCGCGAGTACCACGACGAAACCCTGCCGGCCGACATCTACAAGCAGGCCGAATTCTGCTCGATGTGCGGGCCGAAGCACTGCCCGATGCAGACGAAGATCACCGATGAGGACATCGCAGGGCTCGAAGAGGTGCTCAAGGCGCAGGCACAGGAGAAGGAGGCCGCGGTGGTGTGA
- a CDS encoding HEAT repeat domain-containing protein, with protein sequence MDLEMLKQAIVSGDPSRSMPALVGLRAAEVEQAVPLLLLGLEQEVFMVRSLSCAGLGQKRNEAGWQALVEALRHDGDPNVRAEAANALVSHGVARAWPLVREAFERDGQWLVRCSILSALAEQPEMGPAALLELAELAVADGDGSVRVGGTEILGRLVREATDPGAAAAARELLVGLQQDGDHRVVAAALNGLRG encoded by the coding sequence ATGGATCTGGAGATGCTCAAGCAGGCGATCGTCTCAGGTGATCCCAGCCGCTCAATGCCAGCGCTGGTGGGTTTGCGGGCGGCGGAGGTGGAGCAGGCGGTGCCCCTGCTGCTACTGGGGCTTGAGCAGGAGGTGTTCATGGTGCGCTCGTTGAGTTGCGCGGGCCTGGGGCAGAAACGCAACGAGGCGGGCTGGCAGGCCCTGGTGGAGGCCCTGCGTCACGACGGAGACCCCAATGTGCGGGCCGAGGCGGCCAATGCTCTCGTGAGCCATGGGGTGGCACGCGCCTGGCCGCTGGTGCGGGAGGCCTTCGAGCGCGATGGCCAGTGGCTGGTGCGCTGCAGCATTCTCTCGGCCCTGGCCGAGCAGCCGGAGATGGGGCCGGCAGCGCTGCTGGAGCTGGCCGAACTGGCCGTGGCCGATGGCGATGGCAGCGTGCGCGTGGGCGGCACCGAGATTCTGGGGAGGCTGGTGCGGGAGGCGACGGATCCAGGCGCCGCCGCCGCCGCCCGGGAGTTGCTGGTGGGCCTCCAGCAGGACGGGGACCACCGGGTGGTGGCGGCGGCCCTCAATGGATTGCGGGGTTAG
- a CDS encoding DUF3188 domain-containing protein, with product MTRRLLALASPLLILLALLVMVSRQERERLQALPALLIGSGLLATSAIVRGQRRRALLSALRSEKTGR from the coding sequence ATGACCCGGCGTCTGCTGGCCCTGGCCTCGCCGCTGCTGATCCTCCTTGCCCTGCTGGTCATGGTCAGCCGCCAGGAGCGGGAACGGCTCCAGGCTTTGCCGGCCCTGCTGATCGGTTCAGGGCTGCTGGCCACCAGTGCCATCGTGCGGGGCCAGCGCCGCCGGGCCCTGCTGAGCGCCCTACGGTCTGAGAAGACGGGTCGTTGA